In Bradyrhizobium erythrophlei, a single genomic region encodes these proteins:
- a CDS encoding ribonuclease activity regulator RraA, with protein MSLSPEAVKTLSNVTTATITTVLLKKGLRNVWLRGTKPLRPGQKRLVGPAFTLRFVPAREDLATPESWSSPISTRTAIEAMPDGCIAVVDAMGVTDAGIFGDILCARMVKRGVAALITDGVVRDLEGVLGTGLPVWCDGYAAPPSVAGLTFVGWGEPIGCGGVAIFPDDVIVADQDGAVVIPKAFLEHVLAEGAEQERMEAWIVNEVNNGAVLPGLYPMNAETKARYAASKK; from the coding sequence ATGTCCCTGAGCCCCGAAGCCGTCAAAACGCTGTCGAACGTCACGACCGCCACCATCACCACCGTCCTGCTCAAGAAGGGCTTGCGCAATGTCTGGCTGCGGGGAACGAAGCCGTTGCGGCCGGGACAGAAGCGACTGGTGGGGCCGGCCTTCACGCTGCGCTTCGTGCCGGCCCGCGAAGACCTCGCGACGCCGGAATCCTGGTCGTCCCCGATTTCGACGCGCACCGCGATCGAGGCCATGCCGGATGGCTGCATCGCTGTGGTCGACGCCATGGGCGTGACCGATGCGGGCATTTTCGGCGACATTCTCTGCGCGCGTATGGTCAAGCGCGGCGTCGCGGCGCTGATCACCGATGGCGTGGTTCGCGACCTCGAGGGCGTGCTCGGCACCGGCCTGCCGGTATGGTGCGATGGTTATGCCGCGCCGCCTTCGGTCGCTGGACTGACATTCGTCGGCTGGGGTGAACCGATCGGCTGCGGCGGCGTTGCCATTTTCCCGGATGACGTGATCGTGGCCGACCAGGACGGCGCGGTTGTCATTCCCAAGGCGTTCCTCGAGCATGTCCTGGCTGAAGGCGCCGAGCAGGAGCGCATGGAGGCCTGGATCGTCAACGAAGTGAATAACGGCGCGGTGTTACCCGGCCTTTATCCGATGAATGCCGAGACCAAGGCACGCTACGCGGCTTCAAAGAAATAA
- a CDS encoding SCO family protein, whose protein sequence is MLFGKMTCKTVAPKIWLALACTLLSAPVIANEAAEPSPAELIEGLVSGRAPVGGPFELTDQTGHRRTDADFRGKLVVLYFGYTYCPDVCPTELQSITLALDNLGANAGAVQPLFITVDPERDTPARLAEFVSSFHPRLIGLTGSAADIKKTAIAYRTFFVKNAAAASGEYSVDHTGFIYLIGKDGRYLGFLPPGVSPDEIADAIRARLGAE, encoded by the coding sequence ATGCTGTTCGGCAAAATGACGTGCAAGACGGTTGCGCCGAAGATTTGGCTGGCGCTTGCATGCACTCTTCTCTCCGCGCCGGTTATCGCAAACGAAGCCGCCGAGCCCTCACCTGCTGAATTGATCGAAGGCCTTGTATCAGGCCGCGCGCCGGTAGGCGGTCCGTTCGAGCTCACCGATCAAACCGGGCACCGGCGGACCGATGCGGATTTTCGCGGCAAGCTCGTCGTTCTTTATTTCGGTTACACCTATTGTCCCGACGTATGCCCCACCGAGCTTCAGTCGATCACGCTGGCGCTTGATAATCTCGGTGCGAATGCGGGGGCGGTGCAGCCCCTGTTCATCACGGTCGATCCGGAGCGCGACACGCCGGCGCGGCTTGCCGAGTTTGTCTCGTCGTTTCATCCGCGACTGATCGGCCTGACCGGTTCTGCTGCCGACATCAAAAAAACGGCGATCGCCTACCGGACGTTCTTTGTCAAAAATGCTGCGGCGGCATCCGGCGAATATTCAGTCGACCACACCGGATTCATCTATCTGATCGGCAAGGACGGGCGATACCTCGGCTTCCTGCCGCCCGGCGTCTCGCCAGACGAAATTGCCGACGCCATCCGCGCGCGGCTAGGGGCGGAATAA
- a CDS encoding VOC family protein → MPLGGLQHYTIEPADLERTKDFYCDVLGLENGDRPPLDFPGYWLYSGGVATVHLMGTRKPRVGIVVRGTEKKYEDTGRLDHIAFAASDAEGMRKRLQSRNVKFRESIVPRTGDTQFFLYDPDGVGVELNFPKG, encoded by the coding sequence ATGCCGCTCGGCGGATTGCAGCATTACACGATCGAACCTGCGGATCTCGAACGCACCAAGGATTTTTATTGCGATGTGCTGGGGCTCGAGAACGGCGATCGTCCACCGCTCGATTTTCCCGGCTACTGGCTTTACTCCGGTGGGGTGGCGACGGTCCATTTGATGGGCACGCGCAAACCGCGCGTGGGCATCGTCGTGCGCGGCACAGAGAAGAAATATGAAGACACCGGCCGTCTCGATCACATTGCGTTTGCAGCATCCGACGCCGAGGGCATGCGCAAGCGTCTGCAATCCAGAAACGTCAAGTTTCGCGAAAGCATCGTGCCGCGCACGGGCGACACACAGTTCTTTCTCTACGACCCGGACGGCGTCGGTGTGGAACTGAATTTTCCGAAGGGCTGA
- a CDS encoding hydroxyacid dehydrogenase gives MASNKKKIFITQTMAAGGRALLTARDDIELIEFPNLISAPDFEALLKQHAPVQGVALGATRFGETELEAAQDMKVVTRIGVGFDAVDVPALSRRKVPLMVVGIANSPSVAEQALFMMLMLAKRANELHALVRNGQWSTRLGKLPYDLFGKTVLIIGFGRIGTRTARRCHAMEMNVLVYDPYKPAAEIRSAGYEAVVDLDTTLQRADFVSIHCPKTPETIGMFNAARLKRMKPSAYLINTARGGIIDETALHDALTSGRLAGAGLDVFAQEPPPVPNPLFELPNVIVAPHVAGVTWEAVDRMSEQTARNILSVLDGAPIRDNVINQDVLD, from the coding sequence ATGGCCAGCAACAAGAAGAAAATCTTCATCACGCAGACGATGGCCGCCGGCGGCCGCGCGCTGCTCACCGCGCGGGACGATATCGAACTCATCGAGTTTCCCAATCTGATTTCCGCACCCGATTTCGAGGCGCTTTTGAAGCAACACGCGCCCGTGCAGGGGGTCGCGCTCGGCGCCACCCGGTTTGGCGAGACCGAACTCGAAGCCGCGCAGGACATGAAAGTCGTTACCCGGATCGGAGTAGGCTTCGACGCGGTCGACGTCCCCGCCCTCAGCCGCCGCAAGGTTCCGCTGATGGTGGTGGGAATCGCCAATTCGCCGTCGGTGGCGGAACAGGCCCTGTTCATGATGCTGATGCTCGCCAAGCGCGCCAATGAACTGCACGCGCTGGTGAGGAACGGGCAATGGAGCACGCGGCTTGGCAAACTGCCCTACGACCTGTTTGGCAAGACGGTCTTGATTATCGGCTTCGGCCGAATCGGCACGCGTACCGCCAGACGCTGTCACGCCATGGAAATGAACGTGCTGGTCTATGACCCCTACAAGCCGGCCGCGGAGATCAGGAGCGCCGGATACGAAGCGGTCGTCGATCTCGACACCACGCTGCAGCGCGCCGATTTTGTCAGCATTCACTGCCCGAAGACGCCGGAAACGATCGGGATGTTCAATGCTGCGCGCCTGAAGCGCATGAAGCCGTCCGCCTACCTCATCAACACAGCGCGCGGCGGCATCATCGATGAGACCGCGCTCCACGACGCGCTGACCTCAGGCAGACTGGCGGGCGCGGGTCTCGATGTGTTTGCGCAGGAACCGCCGCCGGTTCCAAATCCGCTGTTCGAACTGCCCAACGTGATCGTCGCCCCCCATGTGGCCGGTGTGACCTGGGAGGCCGTGGACCGGATGAGCGAGCAGACCGCGCGCAATATCCTGAGCGTACTGGATGGGGCGCCGATCCGGGATAACGTGATCAATCAGGATGTCCTCGATTGA
- a CDS encoding c-type cytochrome: MSTHNMMFAACSALLVWHGVALAEGPNLGKAASPEEIASWDVSIGPDGAGLPPGSGTPQQGEQVYVAKCLGCHGEKGAGKPNDRLVGGPELLAPGQAPVKTVGNFWPYATTVFDYVRRAMPLNEPKSLRDDEVYAVVAYLLWLNGVIAENDTIDAKTLPALRMPNREGFVRFSRGQ; the protein is encoded by the coding sequence TTGTCTACGCATAACATGATGTTTGCAGCCTGCTCGGCTCTCCTGGTCTGGCACGGTGTCGCGCTCGCGGAAGGGCCCAATCTCGGAAAAGCCGCGAGCCCCGAGGAGATCGCTTCATGGGACGTCAGCATCGGCCCTGACGGCGCAGGTCTGCCGCCAGGCAGTGGAACACCGCAGCAGGGCGAACAGGTCTATGTGGCCAAGTGCCTTGGATGTCACGGCGAGAAAGGCGCCGGCAAGCCGAACGATCGGCTGGTCGGCGGTCCGGAATTGCTTGCGCCCGGGCAAGCGCCCGTCAAAACTGTCGGCAATTTCTGGCCCTACGCGACCACCGTCTTTGATTATGTTCGGCGTGCGATGCCGTTGAACGAACCCAAATCGCTCAGGGACGACGAAGTCTATGCCGTGGTCGCCTACCTGTTGTGGCTCAACGGCGTGATCGCAGAGAACGATACGATCGACGCCAAGACGCTGCCGGCGCTGCGCATGCCGAACCGGGAAGGATTTGTCCGCTTCTCCCGAGGGCAATGA
- a CDS encoding (R)-mandelonitrile lyase, with product MDLHLAGSRPTRRGPKESFTGTVWQDPIVDAPAPARIRASRVSFEPGARTNWHTHPLGQTLYVISGVGRFQTKGGPVRELRPGDVVWIPPGEKHWHGASATNAMTHVAMQESLDGNHITWMEPVTDEEYAVKVSG from the coding sequence ATGGATTTGCATTTGGCCGGTTCACGGCCCACCCGCCGCGGGCCGAAAGAGAGCTTTACCGGCACCGTGTGGCAGGATCCGATTGTTGACGCGCCTGCGCCGGCGCGCATTCGCGCCAGCCGCGTGTCGTTCGAGCCGGGCGCACGAACCAATTGGCACACGCACCCGCTCGGGCAAACGCTCTACGTCATTTCGGGCGTCGGACGTTTCCAGACCAAAGGCGGGCCGGTGCGAGAACTTCGACCGGGCGATGTCGTCTGGATTCCGCCGGGTGAGAAGCACTGGCACGGGGCCTCGGCGACCAATGCGATGACCCATGTCGCCATGCAGGAATCGCTCGACGGCAATCACATCACCTGGATGGAGCCCGTCACCGATGAAGAATACGCGGTGAAGGTTAGCGGATAG
- a CDS encoding PilZ domain-containing protein, producing the protein MPARLMEEKRKHPRTEINEPAFVSAGGSVMRCVVRNISPDGAAIDVDNPAFVPDQFRLVMAKDSSTHDCRVIWIREKRIGLAFLKSPD; encoded by the coding sequence ATGCCGGCACGATTGATGGAAGAGAAGCGAAAGCATCCGCGCACCGAGATCAACGAACCCGCCTTCGTTTCGGCGGGTGGATCGGTCATGCGTTGCGTGGTGCGGAATATCTCACCCGACGGGGCCGCGATCGACGTCGACAATCCCGCCTTCGTCCCGGACCAATTTCGCCTGGTCATGGCAAAAGACTCGTCGACCCACGACTGCCGGGTGATCTGGATTCGCGAGAAGCGGATTGGGCTGGCGTTTCTAAAGTCGCCAGACTAG
- a CDS encoding MFS transporter, with protein sequence MFEILDRQTRLTGNQVRILVAAIFGDALEFFDYFLIGFVLAFLIGPWQLTFGQSATVLMSSGIGAIIGAYGWGWLADRIGRRKVFISTVLNFSLATGLLYFTPDQGWIYLSVMRFFVGLGVGGLYCVDLPLVQEFMPSSKRGWTGGLVTCVIPLGVGLGAILGSVVGSGEWRILFAVGVLPALLVLLVRIWVPESPRWLCRQGRYEEARQSLAWALQVEPQSLPLPTAADAGPIRQSNWLDLFNYPRSLLVSWLGNAGAQTGVYGITLWAPALFVLLLKVSPQQAARMMILLSAFGFIGRVSFAFFSEWFGRRKAGGLLGFGGGLLTILAGYNYDVMVMGTSVFWLLLAVGFFFADGGFAIVGPYAAEVWPSHLRTSGMGSAYGFGGIGKIIGPLGLALIVGSGNYLKPDVPLPQIPLAFLYLGCWFLMAGTVYYFFGIETRGKSIEQIDQELAKA encoded by the coding sequence ATGTTCGAGATTCTCGACCGGCAGACGCGACTGACCGGTAATCAGGTCAGGATTCTCGTCGCCGCGATTTTTGGCGATGCGCTCGAATTTTTCGACTACTTCCTGATCGGCTTTGTGCTCGCCTTCCTGATTGGACCGTGGCAACTGACCTTCGGCCAATCGGCAACCGTGCTCATGAGCTCCGGGATCGGCGCCATCATCGGCGCTTATGGCTGGGGCTGGTTGGCCGACCGCATCGGGCGGCGCAAGGTCTTTATCAGCACCGTGCTGAACTTCTCGCTCGCGACAGGCCTTCTATATTTCACGCCGGACCAGGGGTGGATCTATCTCTCGGTGATGCGGTTTTTCGTCGGCCTTGGCGTCGGTGGGCTCTACTGCGTCGACCTGCCACTGGTGCAGGAGTTCATGCCGTCATCGAAACGCGGATGGACCGGCGGACTTGTCACCTGCGTGATTCCGCTCGGCGTCGGCCTTGGCGCCATTCTTGGTTCGGTGGTCGGCAGCGGCGAGTGGCGGATCTTGTTTGCGGTCGGAGTGTTGCCGGCGCTGCTCGTACTGCTCGTTCGCATTTGGGTGCCGGAGTCACCGCGTTGGCTCTGCCGGCAAGGGCGTTACGAAGAAGCCCGCCAGTCGCTGGCCTGGGCGCTGCAAGTGGAGCCTCAATCCTTGCCCCTGCCAACCGCGGCCGATGCCGGGCCGATCAGGCAGAGCAACTGGCTTGATCTTTTCAACTATCCGCGAAGCCTGTTGGTGTCGTGGCTCGGTAATGCCGGCGCGCAGACCGGGGTTTACGGCATCACGCTGTGGGCGCCCGCGCTGTTCGTGCTGTTGTTGAAGGTCTCGCCCCAACAAGCCGCCAGGATGATGATCCTGTTGAGCGCGTTCGGCTTCATCGGACGGGTTTCTTTTGCGTTCTTCTCGGAATGGTTCGGCCGGCGCAAAGCCGGTGGTCTGCTCGGCTTCGGCGGCGGACTGCTCACGATCCTCGCCGGCTACAATTACGACGTCATGGTGATGGGAACCTCGGTGTTCTGGCTGCTGCTCGCCGTCGGCTTTTTCTTTGCGGACGGCGGTTTTGCGATCGTCGGACCCTATGCCGCCGAGGTCTGGCCCTCGCATTTGCGCACCTCGGGCATGGGGTCGGCCTACGGTTTCGGCGGGATCGGCAAGATCATCGGACCGCTCGGTCTGGCCCTGATCGTCGGTAGCGGCAATTATCTCAAGCCTGACGTGCCCTTACCGCAGATTCCTCTGGCGTTCCTTTATCTCGGATGCTGGTTCTTGATGGCGGGGACAGTGTACTATTTCTTCGGCATCGAAACCCGTGGCAAGTCGATCGAGCAGATCGACCAGGAATTGGCGAAAGCCTGA
- a CDS encoding NAD-dependent succinate-semialdehyde dehydrogenase, translating into MTYPNVQLYIDGKWRPAASGKTIPVLNPATEEVVGTVAHAAKADLDEALAAAEKGFKTWRAVSSLERSKVMRKAADLIRERAEKIAAIMTIEQGKILAEAKIETLSAADTIEWFAEEGRRTYGRLIPARLPGVYQMAIKDPVGPVAAFTPWNFPINQVVKKLSAAIAAGCSIIVKAPEETPASPAELIRAFADAGVPAGVINLVYGVPSEISEYLIPHPTIRKISFTGSTIVGKHLAAMAGQHMKRVTMELGGHAPVIVFDDADVESAAKIMVAAKYRNAGQVCISPTRFLVQEGVYDKFIKQFVDGAKSLKVGNGLDTSSTMGALANDRRITAIETMVQDAVGKGAKVATGGNRVGNKGYFFEPTVVTDVPKSARAMNEEPFSPLALISSFSKFDDAAEEANRLPFGLASYAFTKSAKTATAIGAAVDAGMMSINHFALALPETPFGGVRDSGYGSEGGTEGIDAYLSTKFITQTGV; encoded by the coding sequence ATGACCTACCCGAACGTGCAGTTGTATATCGACGGCAAATGGCGTCCCGCCGCCTCCGGAAAGACTATCCCCGTCCTCAACCCGGCGACCGAAGAGGTGGTTGGCACGGTTGCGCATGCCGCAAAGGCTGATCTCGACGAGGCGCTGGCAGCCGCGGAAAAAGGCTTCAAGACCTGGCGCGCGGTCTCTTCCCTTGAGCGCTCCAAGGTGATGCGCAAGGCCGCCGATCTGATCCGCGAACGCGCCGAAAAGATCGCGGCCATCATGACGATCGAGCAAGGCAAGATCCTCGCCGAGGCCAAGATCGAAACACTGTCGGCCGCCGACACCATCGAATGGTTCGCCGAGGAAGGCCGCCGGACCTACGGCCGGCTGATTCCGGCGCGGCTGCCCGGCGTCTACCAGATGGCGATCAAGGATCCGGTCGGTCCGGTTGCCGCCTTCACGCCGTGGAATTTCCCGATCAACCAGGTGGTGAAAAAGCTGAGCGCGGCAATCGCTGCCGGTTGCTCGATCATCGTCAAGGCGCCAGAGGAAACCCCGGCTTCGCCTGCGGAATTGATCAGGGCGTTCGCCGATGCCGGCGTGCCGGCCGGCGTCATCAATCTGGTCTACGGCGTGCCGTCGGAAATTTCCGAATATCTGATCCCGCACCCGACCATCCGAAAAATCTCCTTCACCGGCTCGACCATCGTCGGCAAGCATCTGGCGGCCATGGCGGGTCAGCATATGAAGCGCGTGACCATGGAACTCGGCGGTCATGCGCCGGTCATCGTGTTCGACGATGCGGATGTGGAATCCGCAGCGAAGATCATGGTTGCCGCGAAGTACCGCAACGCCGGTCAGGTCTGTATCTCGCCGACCCGTTTCCTGGTGCAGGAAGGCGTCTACGACAAGTTCATCAAGCAGTTCGTTGATGGCGCCAAATCGCTCAAGGTCGGCAACGGCCTCGACACCAGCTCCACGATGGGCGCGCTCGCCAACGACCGCCGCATTACCGCGATCGAAACCATGGTGCAGGACGCCGTCGGCAAAGGCGCCAAGGTTGCGACCGGCGGCAATCGCGTCGGCAACAAGGGTTACTTCTTCGAACCCACCGTTGTCACCGACGTGCCAAAATCGGCGCGCGCGATGAACGAGGAGCCGTTCTCGCCGCTGGCACTCATCTCGTCGTTCTCGAAGTTCGATGATGCCGCCGAAGAAGCCAACCGTCTGCCGTTTGGTCTCGCCTCCTACGCCTTCACCAAATCCGCCAAGACCGCGACCGCGATCGGCGCGGCGGTGGACGCTGGCATGATGTCGATCAACCATTTCGCGTTGGCATTGCCCGAGACGCCGTTCGGCGGCGTCAGGGATTCCGGCTATGGTTCGGAAGGCGGCACCGAAGGGATCGACGCCTATCTCAGCACCAAGTTCATCACCCAGACCGGTGTGTAA
- the soxC gene encoding sulfite dehydrogenase, protein MRKNKRASEPEQAAGNGLLDRRLFLTAGAAAIGSAAVPDRAAVAEALPVEPWMKAPGAPFTPYGQPSKYASKVVRAVASAPGTTGTGTSRTPHHLLDGTITPNGLHFERHHAGIPDINPEAHRLLIHGLVKRPLVFTLDALMRYPMESRVAFIECAGNSALLYQKEPAQVGVQPIHGLLSCAEWTGVRLATLLEEAGVDPSAQWILAEGADASGMSRSVPLAKAMADALIAIYQNGEPVRPSNGYPMRLLLPGYEGNMNVKWLRRIKLTEGPTMTKDETSKYTILLNDGKSLQFCFAQEAKSVITRPSPGLTMGAPGLYEITGLAWSGYGRITKVEVSADGGTSWAAAALQDPALPMSVTRFRSPWRWDGGPAVLQSRATDDSGYVQPSRSKLIADRGARGAYHFNGITSWGVAQGGEVKLVYA, encoded by the coding sequence ATGCGCAAGAACAAGCGTGCGAGCGAGCCAGAGCAAGCCGCCGGAAATGGACTTCTCGACCGCCGCCTTTTCCTTACGGCCGGTGCGGCCGCGATCGGAAGCGCTGCTGTGCCGGACCGCGCCGCTGTGGCCGAGGCGCTGCCGGTCGAACCGTGGATGAAAGCGCCCGGTGCGCCTTTTACGCCCTACGGGCAGCCGTCAAAATACGCCAGCAAGGTTGTGCGTGCTGTTGCGAGCGCGCCCGGCACGACGGGCACGGGCACCTCGCGCACGCCGCACCATCTGCTCGACGGTACGATCACGCCCAACGGACTTCATTTCGAGCGACACCACGCCGGTATTCCCGACATCAACCCGGAAGCACATCGGCTGCTGATCCACGGCCTCGTCAAACGCCCGCTTGTTTTCACCCTCGATGCGCTGATGCGCTACCCGATGGAATCGCGCGTGGCTTTCATCGAGTGTGCGGGCAACAGCGCCCTGCTCTACCAGAAAGAACCGGCCCAGGTTGGCGTGCAGCCGATTCATGGCCTGTTGTCCTGCGCCGAATGGACCGGAGTGAGGCTTGCGACCCTTCTCGAAGAAGCCGGTGTTGACCCAAGCGCGCAATGGATCCTTGCCGAGGGCGCCGATGCGTCGGGCATGAGCCGCAGTGTGCCGCTTGCAAAGGCAATGGCTGACGCGCTGATCGCGATCTATCAGAACGGCGAACCGGTACGGCCGTCGAACGGCTATCCGATGCGGCTCTTGTTGCCCGGGTACGAAGGCAACATGAATGTTAAATGGCTTCGACGCATCAAGCTGACCGAGGGGCCGACGATGACCAAGGATGAAACCTCGAAATACACGATCCTGCTCAACGACGGAAAATCGCTGCAATTTTGCTTCGCGCAGGAAGCCAAGTCGGTCATCACGCGCCCCTCGCCCGGCCTGACGATGGGCGCGCCGGGTCTCTACGAGATCACGGGCCTTGCCTGGTCCGGTTATGGCCGGATCACGAAGGTCGAGGTCTCCGCAGATGGCGGTACGAGCTGGGCCGCGGCCGCGCTCCAGGATCCGGCACTGCCGATGTCAGTCACGCGTTTCCGCTCACCGTGGCGCTGGGACGGTGGCCCGGCTGTGCTTCAAAGCCGCGCGACAGACGATTCCGGATACGTGCAGCCGTCGCGCTCGAAGCTGATTGCCGACCGTGGCGCACGGGGCGCTTACCACTTCAACGGAATTACGAGCTGGGGCGTCGCACAAGGCGGCGAGGTCAAACTTGTCTACGCATAA
- a CDS encoding Spy/CpxP family protein refolding chaperone, with translation MFSPQPATRLSGLGLALMLFFSIGGAAQAQGLVKGMQEGAEAGNKAAGPVGGVLGGAIGAIGGVFGGALGVGNEKPQGQPQQQQPTANAAKPATATKSKATKTAKASPVPTTTASTKPIEVLTQPGEPELTAEQIVANSDAYIDRIKGSLNLTPEQEKNWSAFNSAMHYLGHNGAERLNLRIARAKRDPPDDIVEQMRNEAQFLVDRAADQRAVADAAEPLFMSLNDKQKTTFIEEMVRLSHERGLD, from the coding sequence ATGTTCAGCCCGCAACCAGCCACGCGCCTTTCAGGGTTGGGCCTTGCCTTGATGTTGTTTTTCTCGATCGGGGGAGCGGCCCAGGCCCAGGGGCTGGTCAAGGGCATGCAGGAGGGCGCGGAGGCAGGCAACAAGGCGGCCGGCCCTGTCGGCGGCGTATTGGGAGGCGCGATCGGCGCGATCGGCGGGGTCTTTGGCGGCGCATTGGGCGTCGGCAATGAAAAGCCGCAGGGACAGCCTCAGCAGCAGCAACCCACCGCCAATGCCGCCAAGCCGGCTACAGCGACCAAATCGAAGGCCACCAAGACGGCCAAGGCTTCCCCGGTACCGACGACAACCGCATCGACAAAGCCAATCGAGGTTCTGACCCAGCCGGGCGAGCCTGAATTGACCGCCGAGCAGATTGTGGCCAACAGCGATGCCTATATCGACCGGATCAAGGGCTCCCTCAATCTGACGCCCGAACAGGAAAAGAACTGGTCGGCCTTCAACAGCGCCATGCACTATCTCGGCCACAATGGGGCCGAGCGCCTCAATCTGCGGATTGCGCGCGCCAAGCGCGATCCGCCGGACGATATCGTGGAGCAGATGCGCAACGAGGCGCAGTTTCTGGTTGATCGCGCCGCCGACCAGCGCGCAGTGGCCGACGCCGCCGAACCGCTGTTCATGAGCCTCAACGACAAGCAAAAGACGACGTTTATTGAGGAAATGGTGCGGCTGAGCCACGAGCGCGGGCTCGATTAG